The proteins below are encoded in one region of Helianthus annuus cultivar XRQ/B chromosome 2, HanXRQr2.0-SUNRISE, whole genome shotgun sequence:
- the LOC110894818 gene encoding uncharacterized protein LOC110894818 produces the protein MGPGRDVWKWKYASDGFFNVAGIKKILSTANRVRPTKVFKWNNWIPKKVAIVAWRAEMERLPTKCALAMRNITVQNNLCVLCGDYAETCEHIFVACQFAQMIWQNIADWCKIPPIIAFDLYDLLSLHETCSGASSKKKKVLHAVILVTMWSLWKLRNETVFSQSNPNTTKILDEIKAMAFLWVKNRSKMVSLSWEDWYRFEIRG, from the coding sequence ATGGGTCCGGGTAGGGATGTTTGGAAATGGAAATATGCTTCTGATGGCTTTTTTAATGTGGCTGGGATAAAGAAAATATTAAGTACAGCTAATCGTGTAAGGCCAACAAAGGTGTTTAAATGGAATAACTGGATCCCAAAGAAGGTAGCTATAGTGGCTTGGAGAGCTGAGATGGAAAGGCTTCCGACCAAGTGTGCATTGGCGATGAGGAATATTACGGTGCAAAATAATTTGTGTGTACTTTGTGGTGATTATGCAGAAACGTGCGAGCATATATTTGTAGCATGTCAGTTCGCCCAAATGATTTGGCAAAACATTGCGGACTGGTGTAAAATCCCACCTATAATTGCTTTTGATTTGTATGATTTGCTTTCCTTACACGAAACTTGCTCGGGTGCGTCATCGAAGAAAAAGAAGGTGCTTCATGCAGTGATCTTGGTGACTATGTGGAGTCTTTGGAAGCTAAGAAACGAGACCGTTTTTAGTCAATCGAATCCTAACACAACGAAGATCTTAGACGAGATTAAAGCCATGGCATTCCTTTGGGTGAAGAATCGATCAAAAATGGTTTCCTTGTCGTGGGAAGATTGGTATCGTTTTGAAATTCGTGGTTAG